One segment of Thermosynechococcus sp. HN-54 DNA contains the following:
- a CDS encoding aspartate carbamoyltransferase catalytic subunit: protein MTPPLTPPRQWQRRHVLSLQDFTEAELDIVLQTALSFQEVLNRRTKKVPTLQARVVANLFFESSTRTRNSFELAAKRLSADILNFSPGTSALSKGETILDTAKTLWAMGAEFMVIRHQQSGVPHTIAAEMDRLGGQVAVLNAGDGLHEHPSQALLDLFTLCQIYDPRQPRCALLQGKKIAIVGDIRHSRVARSNLYSLKTAGADVHLAGPPTLLPLEFAEYGATLHWTLEPALADADIVMTLRLQRERMDQHLIPSLREYHQQFGITHERLHLCRPSVRVLHPGPVNRGVELSSALLDDPQFSLVNQQVTSGVAVRMALLYLMGTYHEVKA from the coding sequence ATGACCCCTCCGCTCACTCCACCGCGCCAATGGCAGCGTCGCCACGTTCTCTCTCTCCAGGACTTTACAGAGGCAGAGCTAGATATTGTCCTGCAAACAGCGCTGAGCTTTCAGGAAGTCCTGAATCGTCGCACCAAAAAAGTCCCCACCCTGCAAGCGCGGGTTGTCGCCAATCTTTTCTTTGAAAGCTCCACTCGTACCCGCAATAGCTTTGAACTGGCGGCCAAACGTCTTTCTGCGGATATTCTCAACTTTTCCCCCGGTACCTCGGCACTGAGTAAAGGAGAAACGATCCTCGATACGGCCAAAACCCTCTGGGCGATGGGGGCAGAATTCATGGTCATTCGCCATCAGCAGTCCGGCGTGCCCCATACGATTGCAGCGGAAATGGATCGCCTTGGCGGTCAGGTGGCCGTTCTCAATGCCGGTGATGGCTTGCACGAGCATCCCTCCCAAGCCCTCTTGGATCTCTTTACCCTCTGCCAGATCTACGATCCGCGTCAGCCCCGCTGTGCCCTGTTGCAGGGGAAAAAAATCGCCATTGTCGGCGATATTCGTCATTCTCGCGTGGCGCGATCGAATCTCTATAGCTTGAAAACAGCTGGTGCTGATGTCCATTTAGCCGGTCCTCCCACCCTCTTGCCACTAGAATTTGCGGAGTATGGGGCAACCCTCCACTGGACGTTGGAACCGGCGCTTGCCGATGCCGATATTGTCATGACCCTGCGCCTGCAACGGGAACGCATGGATCAGCACCTCATTCCCAGTCTGCGGGAATACCATCAACAGTTTGGGATTACCCATGAGCGGCTGCACCTCTGCCGACCGAGTGTGCGGGTGTTGCATCCGGGACCTGTGAATCGCGGTGTGGAATTGAGTTCAGCCTTGCTGGATGATCCCCAGTTCAGTTTAGTGAATCAGCAGGTAACCAGTGGTGTGGCCGTGCGGATGGCGTTACTGTATCTAATGGGAACGTACCATGAGGTCAAGGCATGA
- the pds gene encoding 15-cis-phytoene desaturase — MRVAIAGGGLAGLACAKYLVDAGHTPIVFERANVLGGLVAAWQDADGDWVETGLHAFFGAYPNMLQLLEELGISDRLQWKRHALIFNQPEKPGVLSWFDVPDIPSPFNVLLSILRNNDMLTWEQKFRFALGLWPAIVRGQKYVEAMDKYTLLEWLRRQGIDERVNSDIFIAASKALTFLNPDEVSATIPLTAMNRFLRERYGSKIAFLDGAPPERLCQPIVDYVTARGGEVHTNVALREIVLNEDLSVQSFVMADREGQERFEVTADAYVSAMSVDAIKLLVPKPWQDLPFFQKLNGLEGVPVINVQIWFDRKLPTVDHLLFSRSPLLSVYADMSETCKGYADPDKSMLELVLAPAAEWIGHSDEEIIEATLAELAKLFPNHLPQPAKVLKTAVVKTPRSVYKATPGRQAFRPDQTTPIPNFFLSGSYTMQPYLGSMEGAVLSGKLTAQAIAKRLAESNAPQPPKPSTQTVANAATA; from the coding sequence ATGCGAGTTGCAATTGCCGGTGGTGGCTTAGCGGGCTTAGCCTGTGCCAAGTATCTAGTGGATGCAGGACATACCCCCATTGTGTTTGAGCGTGCCAATGTCCTTGGGGGCTTGGTGGCGGCATGGCAGGATGCCGATGGGGATTGGGTGGAAACGGGCTTGCACGCCTTCTTTGGTGCCTACCCCAATATGCTGCAACTCCTAGAGGAATTGGGAATTAGCGATCGCCTGCAATGGAAACGCCATGCCTTGATTTTTAACCAACCGGAAAAGCCGGGGGTGCTCTCGTGGTTTGACGTGCCGGATATTCCCTCTCCCTTTAATGTGCTGCTCTCGATTTTGCGCAACAACGATATGCTGACGTGGGAGCAGAAATTCCGTTTTGCCTTGGGGCTGTGGCCGGCGATCGTGCGGGGGCAAAAATACGTTGAAGCGATGGACAAGTATACCCTCCTCGAATGGCTGCGACGCCAAGGCATTGATGAGCGAGTCAACTCCGATATTTTTATTGCGGCCTCGAAGGCACTCACCTTCCTAAACCCCGATGAAGTCTCGGCCACGATTCCCCTGACGGCAATGAACCGCTTTCTGCGGGAACGCTATGGCTCAAAAATTGCCTTCTTGGATGGGGCACCGCCGGAACGGTTGTGTCAGCCGATTGTGGATTATGTGACGGCGCGGGGCGGTGAAGTGCACACCAATGTGGCTCTGCGGGAAATTGTCCTCAATGAAGACCTCTCGGTGCAGTCCTTTGTCATGGCCGATCGCGAGGGACAAGAGCGCTTTGAAGTCACAGCGGATGCCTATGTCTCAGCGATGTCGGTGGATGCGATTAAACTACTGGTGCCGAAGCCATGGCAAGACTTGCCCTTTTTCCAGAAACTCAATGGCCTCGAAGGCGTCCCTGTGATCAACGTCCAAATCTGGTTTGATCGCAAGTTGCCAACGGTGGATCATCTCCTCTTCTCGCGATCGCCCCTGCTGAGTGTTTATGCCGATATGAGCGAAACCTGCAAGGGCTATGCCGATCCCGACAAGTCAATGCTAGAGCTGGTATTGGCGCCTGCTGCTGAGTGGATTGGCCACAGCGATGAGGAGATTATCGAGGCGACCCTTGCGGAACTGGCCAAGCTCTTCCCCAATCATTTGCCGCAACCTGCTAAAGTGCTGAAAACAGCGGTGGTGAAAACCCCCCGCTCAGTCTATAAAGCCACCCCCGGTCGCCAAGCCTTTCGTCCAGATCAAACCACGCCTATTCCCAACTTCTTCCTTTCGGGGAGCTATACGATGCAGCCCTACCTAGGGAGTATGGAAGGTGCGGTACTTTCTGGTAAGCTGACAGCGCAGGCGATCGCGAAGCGGCTCGCAGAGAGCAACGCCCCGCAGCCCCCTAAACCCTCTACTCAGACCGTCGCCAATGCTGCAACTGCCTAG
- a CDS encoding 2Fe-2S iron-sulfur cluster-binding protein, with amino-acid sequence MIRVTFLPDQICVEAEEGESWLSVAERAGVEIPTGCRMGSCGACTVELEDGAEIRACISAIGSDREDGTDITAYVFRDPTW; translated from the coding sequence ATGATTAGGGTGACGTTTCTACCGGATCAGATCTGCGTCGAGGCCGAAGAGGGTGAAAGTTGGTTGAGCGTCGCTGAGCGTGCCGGGGTTGAAATTCCCACCGGATGTCGCATGGGCAGTTGTGGCGCCTGTACTGTGGAATTGGAAGATGGCGCGGAAATTCGCGCCTGTATCTCTGCGATTGGGAGCGATCGCGAGGATGGAACCGACATTACTGCCTATGTGTTTCGTGACCCCACTTGGTAG
- a CDS encoding phosphoribosyltransferase yields the protein MADLYVDWDEYHRTIEQLAIAIYESGWQFNQILCLAKGGLRVGDILSRLFNQPLAILAVSSYGGVNNQQRGQITFARDLTMTTATLGSHVLLVDDLVDSGLSLQKTLRWLEVKYGFAVEEVRTAVLWYKAASCIRPDYYVHYLPENPWIHQPFERYEQLTAADLARTLTPCP from the coding sequence ATGGCAGATCTCTACGTGGATTGGGACGAGTACCATCGCACCATTGAACAGTTGGCGATCGCTATCTATGAATCAGGATGGCAGTTCAATCAAATCCTCTGCTTGGCCAAGGGCGGCCTGCGAGTGGGTGATATTCTGAGCCGCCTGTTTAATCAACCCCTAGCGATTCTGGCGGTGTCCTCCTATGGCGGGGTGAATAACCAACAGCGGGGGCAGATCACCTTTGCGCGGGACTTAACCATGACCACTGCCACCCTCGGTAGCCATGTCCTTTTGGTAGATGATTTAGTGGACTCTGGCCTGTCATTGCAGAAAACCCTGCGCTGGTTGGAGGTCAAATATGGTTTTGCCGTGGAGGAAGTGCGCACGGCTGTCCTCTGGTACAAAGCCGCCTCCTGTATTCGTCCGGACTACTACGTCCACTACTTGCCCGAAAATCCATGGATCCATCAACCCTTTGAACGCTACGAACAACTTACCGCCGCTGATCTTGCTCGCACCCTAACGCCCTGTCCATGA
- a CDS encoding SLC13 family permease, producing the protein MLIEHWHAFAAGTIFLGVILLIMTEWINITIAAFLGAILLVFLNIMTLGEAISYIGRSHGTLALFFGVMVLVRAFEPTKIFEYLATQMVILARGQGKRLLLGIVALTTPICAVLPNATTVMLLAPLLPPMAAEVGVDFVPLIILMVIVSNSAGLLTLVGDPATYIVGDAINISFTDYLLRLSLAGVLAIAVIVFCLPVLFRRIWRKELNSLDHLPHPQINHPRTLAVGCVIIVFVLTFFVIGDGMVVKVAPPAVALMGAALALLLSHQSKIDTVTHILRDVDWATLIFFMSIFVLIGGLEKTGIIGELSHLLAILIGQNIFFGSLLLLFTIGILSSVIPNIPLVVAMVPLLKKYLVDVGLAGSEILHIGYGGDLPAQVLPLFYAMMLGATLGGNATLVGASANIVGAGIAELHGRRISFKTFLRYGVPITALQLGVSALFLTVRFLIWR; encoded by the coding sequence ATGCTGATTGAACACTGGCACGCATTTGCTGCTGGCACCATTTTCCTAGGCGTGATCCTGCTGATCATGACCGAGTGGATCAACATCACGATTGCGGCCTTTTTGGGCGCGATTCTCCTTGTTTTTCTCAACATCATGACCCTTGGGGAGGCCATTAGCTACATCGGCCGCAGTCATGGCACCCTCGCGCTCTTTTTCGGTGTCATGGTCTTGGTGCGTGCCTTTGAACCGACAAAGATATTCGAGTATCTAGCGACCCAAATGGTGATCCTCGCCCGCGGTCAGGGAAAACGCTTACTGTTGGGGATCGTTGCACTGACAACCCCTATCTGTGCCGTTCTCCCCAATGCCACGACCGTGATGCTCCTTGCACCTCTCTTACCGCCTATGGCAGCGGAAGTCGGCGTGGATTTTGTGCCCCTAATTATCTTGATGGTGATTGTCTCCAATAGCGCCGGGTTACTCACCCTCGTGGGCGATCCGGCAACCTACATTGTCGGGGATGCTATCAATATCAGTTTTACGGATTATCTGCTGCGTTTAAGTTTAGCGGGGGTGCTGGCGATCGCCGTCATTGTCTTTTGTCTGCCGGTTCTTTTTCGTCGCATTTGGCGCAAAGAACTCAACTCCCTCGATCACTTACCTCACCCGCAAATCAATCATCCCCGCACCCTAGCGGTGGGCTGTGTGATCATCGTTTTTGTTTTAACGTTTTTTGTGATTGGCGATGGCATGGTCGTCAAAGTGGCCCCCCCTGCTGTTGCTCTCATGGGCGCTGCCCTTGCACTCCTTTTGTCCCATCAGAGCAAAATTGATACGGTCACCCATATTCTGCGGGATGTGGACTGGGCCACCCTGATCTTTTTTATGAGCATTTTTGTGCTTATTGGCGGGCTTGAGAAAACCGGCATCATTGGTGAACTCTCTCACCTCCTCGCCATTCTCATTGGCCAAAATATCTTCTTTGGCTCACTCCTGCTCCTGTTTACGATTGGGATTCTCTCTAGCGTCATTCCCAATATCCCCCTCGTGGTGGCAATGGTACCCTTGCTGAAGAAATACCTCGTAGATGTGGGACTAGCGGGTTCAGAAATTCTGCACATTGGCTATGGGGGTGACTTACCAGCACAGGTGCTGCCTCTGTTCTATGCCATGATGCTAGGAGCAACATTGGGGGGCAATGCCACGCTCGTCGGTGCCTCTGCCAACATTGTCGGTGCGGGAATTGCCGAGCTCCATGGCCGCCGTATTAGCTTCAAAACCTTCCTGCGTTATGGGGTGCCCATTACGGCGTTGCAGTTGGGGGTTTCAGCACTGTTTTTGACTGTGCGCTTTCTCATTTGGCGCTAA
- a CDS encoding bifunctional riboflavin kinase/FAD synthetase has translation MQTPTAIALGNFDGVHRGHQEVIRTLVAAAPPDCYRSVITFSPHPQAFFTGEERLLLTPEAEKRVLLNQYGIEQVIVLPFTHAFAQLSPLEFVEQILVQQLQAKVLSVGFNFGFGRGRSGTAEDLRTLCAAFGIPVHIVPPYCRGSDRVSSSAIRAALAEGDVALARELLGRSYSLTGTVTQGERLGRQLGFPTANLALPPDKLLPRYGVYACRVTGAAFTSEQLGVVNIGVRPTVTGRQVRTEVHLLNWQGNLYNQEITLHLEAFIRPEVRFPSLAALQAQIGADCQVAADLLKRVVSYA, from the coding sequence TTGCAAACTCCTACGGCGATCGCCCTTGGCAATTTTGACGGTGTCCATCGAGGGCATCAAGAGGTTATCCGTACCCTCGTTGCGGCAGCCCCTCCCGACTGTTACCGTTCAGTGATTACGTTTTCGCCGCATCCGCAGGCATTTTTTACGGGCGAAGAGCGCCTCCTCCTCACCCCAGAGGCTGAAAAACGTGTCCTTTTGAACCAGTATGGGATAGAGCAGGTGATTGTGCTGCCCTTTACCCATGCCTTTGCCCAACTCTCGCCTTTAGAGTTTGTGGAGCAGATTTTGGTACAGCAGTTGCAGGCCAAGGTATTGAGTGTTGGCTTTAATTTTGGTTTTGGTCGGGGGCGATCGGGGACAGCGGAGGACTTGCGCACCCTTTGTGCGGCCTTTGGCATTCCGGTGCATATTGTGCCCCCCTATTGTCGGGGGAGCGATCGCGTGAGTAGCTCAGCAATACGTGCAGCCCTCGCCGAGGGAGATGTCGCCTTGGCACGGGAGCTGTTGGGACGCTCCTATAGCTTGACAGGCACTGTCACTCAAGGGGAACGGTTGGGGCGTCAGTTGGGATTTCCCACCGCCAATTTAGCTCTCCCTCCGGACAAATTATTGCCTCGCTACGGCGTCTATGCCTGCCGCGTTACGGGGGCAGCCTTCACCAGCGAGCAGTTGGGGGTAGTGAATATCGGCGTGCGACCGACAGTGACGGGTCGGCAGGTCAGGACAGAAGTGCATCTGTTGAACTGGCAGGGGAACCTCTACAATCAAGAGATCACGCTTCATTTAGAGGCCTTTATTCGCCCAGAGGTACGGTTTCCCAGCTTGGCTGCCCTCCAAGCGCAAATTGGCGCTGATTGTCAAGTAGCGGC
- a CDS encoding phytoene synthase → MLQLPRAEYVPPLISLDEAYELCRQVTAAYAKTFYLGTLLMPPAKRRAIWAIYVWCRRTDELVDGPQAATTTMATLDEWEARLEDIFAGRPHDGMDLALTATLEQYPLDIQPFRDMIAGQRMDLHRSRYETFAELELYCYRVAGTVGLMSLEVMGGNPYSDRLCSPWVDPYQAKGTLKDQAIALGIANQLTNILRDVGEDMRRGRIYLPLEDLAAFDYTEEDLQRGVIDDRWRALMRFQIQRARQFYREAEVGVAYLERDARWPVWSALMLYRQILDVIEANDYDVFNRRAFVSDWRKLLFIPISWFKASF, encoded by the coding sequence ATGCTGCAACTGCCTAGAGCCGAGTACGTCCCTCCCTTGATTTCCCTCGACGAGGCCTACGAGTTGTGTCGTCAGGTCACTGCCGCCTATGCCAAAACGTTTTACCTCGGCACGCTGTTGATGCCCCCCGCCAAGCGCCGCGCCATTTGGGCCATTTACGTCTGGTGTCGGCGCACGGATGAACTGGTGGATGGCCCCCAAGCAGCAACGACAACCATGGCCACCCTTGATGAGTGGGAAGCACGCCTTGAGGATATTTTTGCTGGGCGTCCCCACGATGGTATGGATTTGGCTCTAACGGCAACGCTGGAACAGTACCCCCTCGACATCCAGCCCTTTCGGGACATGATTGCCGGCCAGCGCATGGATTTGCACCGCAGTCGCTACGAGACCTTTGCTGAATTGGAACTCTATTGCTACCGCGTTGCGGGTACCGTTGGCTTAATGTCCCTTGAGGTGATGGGGGGAAACCCCTATAGCGATCGCCTGTGTTCCCCTTGGGTGGATCCCTATCAGGCCAAAGGCACCCTCAAGGATCAAGCGATCGCCCTTGGCATTGCCAATCAACTCACCAATATCCTGCGGGATGTGGGGGAAGATATGCGGCGGGGACGGATTTACCTGCCCTTAGAGGACTTAGCTGCCTTTGACTACACCGAAGAAGACTTACAACGCGGGGTCATTGACGATCGCTGGCGGGCACTGATGCGCTTTCAAATTCAGCGGGCACGGCAATTTTACCGTGAGGCGGAAGTGGGGGTTGCCTACCTCGAGCGGGATGCGCGGTGGCCGGTGTGGTCGGCGCTGATGCTCTATCGCCAGATTCTTGATGTCATCGAAGCCAACGATTACGATGTCTTTAATCGGCGCGCCTTTGTCTCTGACTGGCGCAAGCTGCTGTTTATTCCCATTTCTTGGTTCAAGGCCAGCTTCTAG